Within Geotrypetes seraphini chromosome 13, aGeoSer1.1, whole genome shotgun sequence, the genomic segment CCATCTTCTGAAACTAGAGGTTTCAGATTGGGGGGCTACTGCTTCTATTTGGTTTGGATTTAATTTCAGTTGGGAAAGAGACTATCAGCCAAACAGGGTGTCTAATAGCTCAGACAATTGCTCTGGGTCCCGTTTCAAGCCATATTAAACGTCTTTCTGAAGTAATGTGATCTGATTGTTTTGTGGTTCTATCCAGTCATTCACTTCCACCTAGACTCAGCTACTCCTTCTCTGGGTTGCCGCTGCTAGGGTTTGCTTTGCCTTAAATGAGACGGTAttggaattttatttttaaggTGTGCTTATGCAGTTTGAGTACCCAGTCTCCATTTAATTTGGCTGTGAAGAGGGTacattttcttatcatttttaattggtttggatgaatttattttgttttagacCAGAACtataaaatggtttggataagtaGGTCGGCAGAAGTGCCCAAAGAATAGAAGGAAGGAGTCTGAATctgaatgcactgcctccttttCTTGCCCGGTACTATAAGCCTTGGTGAAGATGCTGCTCTTCCTGCCACCAAACCTCAACATTCCCcacttctgcatttttttttttctgggtgcGCAGAGCAGTGCTACTCTTAGCTTTGTTTAATGGAGTCTACTCACAAGGGCTCAgcaggactgaattctatatattgtgcctATAGAATCAACGTTGAAGAAAACACCTAAGAGCTGTTCTAAACCGGTGTCCTGCAAACATTTTGTAGCCATGGGACACTGAATTCGGTTCCACtgctggagggcatctggaaatgcgcGGAcgttgacgcaatgatgtcatcatgttgatgtccacgcatgcgcggaggccttccagatggggtCGTGAGCATGCACCTATCATGCCGGTAGGGGATAATAGAGGAGAAGAGGGTATGGAGAGGAAGAGAAGCACTGGCGAGgtggagaggcgccggctgaggGCCTATAGcatgtgcctctcgctgcgagaggcacatcctgtaaagcagtcagccagcgcctttCCTCCTTGCTGGCGTCTCGCTGCACAACCGGAATCTTGCCatggcacagtttgcgatacactgctgtaaacggtgcctaaagtTACACACTGTTAATAGAATAACCCTTATGGCCGGGAGCCATTAGGTACAACCATTTGCACCAAAGAAAACATGGTGCAAAACCTAAAGCTAGGCACGGATGCCTCTTATTCTATGATTATGCACGTAACTTTGAGGAACACCCTCGATCTGCCCATGAACCTCCCATTTCCACACACCCTTTTTGACGCCTTGGATACATTTTAGGCGCGGATTGCGGGCCTAAATTTTAAGTGcataattttaaattaaaaccaattagcactaataaattgcttgttaagaagccacTTATCAGGGCTAATTTGTTATTCAGTTAAGTTACCATGCGCAAATTGGGTGCAGAactcagcaccatttatagaatttgggggtaaataTGGTTTCCACCTGTGGTTATGAAAAGGTTAAGATCACTGGCAGTTTCTGTGGCTTGGAGAGTTATGTCTCATCCGCCCTAAGTAAGGATTGCAGAAATTTGAAATATTTGTTTTCAGATGAAGTAGGCCTAGAAGATCCGGTGTTCTTTGGTACCTTTCCAGAGATTCCAAGTGTACCTTCTACTGGATGCAACACATCAAGGCCAGTTTCCTGTGTTCTGAATATTGTACAGCcgcataaaaatgttttaaataaaaagttTGGTGTCTTTTTTAATGTAACTGTAATCAAAATTTAGAACCAACAATTGCCagagattttatttttcaatgttTTCCTAAGCAGTGCAGTAAATAAAGGCTGTTGTGCTCACATAAATTTGCTtgcctggctttttttttttttttctttatggctTTAGTTGCTTTTAGAAACTTATGTTAACCACTTTTGGCTATTACAGCTCACCTGTCACATCACAAGGAATAATTAGGCTTATGGGTTTCTTGTGGGGCTCTCTAAGCTAGTACTGTGCAAATTACACACCTTTCAAATTATTAGCAATATTGTTGGATTGTTAGtttaattatatattaataatgaatgtgactgtgcCGCAGAAATAATAAAACCAGCCTACTGACATGGCATTGTGGTACTCTATATGCAGTTGACATGGTACTGAATTGTCAACTGCCCTGTTTATAATGCTAGAGGTCAGTCATGAAGGAATGTGACCTACACAGAGCAATGGCTTGGCTTTGGCTGCCTTGTTGAGCAGGCTGGCTAGAccatgccatcatttactgtattACTCTCTCTTTCTACCTTTACTTAATTTTAACGGTGTtctcttttctcctctttttcctAAACTCATAACTTGTTTATAGGCTTGATTTTCTGAAGTAGGCTCTGAAACCTTTAAGGCTGTTTATAACTATTCCACATGCTGTTTTGGACTATTTCATTTGTAATTTTTCAGCTtgtgttttgtatttcttttcattactttttattctttaatttttttagggctgcattttgattaaaatttgaaATCGCAATTAATGGTATGTcttttatttacatatttattttcCCATTGCGGCTCCTTATGAATCTGGCTTTAatatgcccagagtcacaagcaaCTGCAGTGTCTGTGTGTGGGGATAACATAGCATAGCTTTAATCAAATGATTAATTGTGATTAACATTTTAATCACAATGCAACCCTATTTGTTTTGTAAACTGACTTGCTATGCTTTATAGGAGGAGTGTTACATAGAAactagatggcagataaaggccaaatggctcatccaatctacccatccacagcatccacttgtcttctcctctctctaggagatccctgtcccatgctatctttaATTCtgacagtctttgtcttcaccacgtccacagggagactattccacacatctaccaccttttctgatttaaaaagtatgttttaggattactcctgagcctataaccTCTTAGCCTCAACCTATGCCCTCacattctggagttttccttcatttgaaaaaggttcATCTCCTGTAAATTAATGCCATGGAGAACATCTGGAAGCTCTACCCTCAATTTCATACTTTAAAAAGACCCCTGATAAGTGGACTGAGGAATTGGGAGTGGAAATTAgtgagggattgtgccctgaggaagcccgaacagggtgaaacatgttggcgactctGTCCCTTTTGGCTAACCACCCAAGTTAAGTTAATCACATAATctataattatttattgaaaatatagaaaatatatcAAGACAAGCATAGCACATCTTATATTAATATACCAGTGACCCGATGAtgatagggggcataaagccagaAGTCATGAAAGTTTATTGAGCTTCTGAGGGCCTGGAGAATTCATTGTAGAAACAACTGTGGTATAGAAGATATTCAGGGGAGGTTTACACTACACCATCCCCCTAACTGTGTTGTAGAATGCATTCTTCTATAAAGTAGTTACACATCTAAGCCTTATATAGGTATTGAAATATGGAGCATATTAATGTTTTTCAGAGATAGTATAAGCAGCCTTTGGTTCAGAACAAATGACTTCTAGAATCAGGGGGGAAATTCTTGTGGCAATTCACAGGTGTCACATTTAAACTATGTCTTGCCATGGTCACTTATCTTGTTGCTTCAGGTGTATCCAGTTTCAGTAGTAAAATGGTACAAATCTTTGTTATTCTTGGCAGTATAATGGAGGAACAGCAAAACTACCCAGACTTTGCCTGAAACCCATTTGGGGCTGATGGACCTGAAATGAACTTAAAAGAAGCCTTTTGTATAGGGAAAGGCAAGTTCTTGTAACTATGTTGTGGGACCTCACGATATTCTGTTGGTTTGAAATTTGATCATAAAAATGAATTTAAGGTTAAATGTCCCTGTTTTCATTTGGGAAACTCCTTGCCCCCTTCTCCTGATCATCCTTTTTCAATTAACacatttttcatgtttttgtgAATAAAGGAATGAAAGAGAGGATTTGTCCAGGAATTGATATATTAAGTGTGCCAAATCCAATACCACTCTCCTCGCAGGTAGAGCTTTCTGGACAGATTGAAGTTTATGGGGAAAATGTGGTGGTTGATTCTGTGTCCATGGCAATTGAAGTTCTCTTGTGCTGTTTGCAAGAAGACCATTGCATAAGTTTCTCCTGGCTCATGCATCCTAGTTCCTTGAGGAGCTTGAAGAGGTCATTACGGAACTTGATGCCAATGAAAGCGTAGAGAAAGGGGTTGAGACAGCAGCGGAAACAGGCCAGACTTTTAGTGATATCTTCTGCGATATCCAGCTGCTTGCTTTTCTCGCAGCTTAGGGTAATGTTGAACGATGAGATGGTCTTCACCAGCAAGACACTGTTATATGGCAGCTGGAAGACTATGAAAACTACAACCACTGCAATGATTACTTTGATGGCTTTGTACTTTTCAAAGTTTCGAGCCTGGTTCAAGGTGTTGATGATCATGGAGTAGCAAAAGGACATTACTAGGAAAGGGATGAAAAAGCCAGCAACCATCTGAGAGATCTTCAGGATGGCACCGAGACTCTGGATGTCATCTGAAATAATGGTGCAGCGATCTGGCATATCTGTCCCACTCAGAACCTTGCTGTAAATCAGATCTGGGATGGAGAGGAAAAAAGCCAGAAGCCAGATGAAAACACTCGACAATTTCCCAATGAAGAGAGCCCGGGAGCGGTGGCGGTGGGCTGAGGCAGCCTGGACAATAGCAAAGTAACGATCAAAGCTGATAAACATAAGCAGTAGCATCCCGCTAAAGAAGCTCATTTTGTAGATGCAGTTGGCTATTTTGCAGAAGTCCCCAAAAACCCAATAGTGGGCTACACTGAAAGCCCAGAAGGGGAGAGTGCAAAGGAAGAT encodes:
- the CCR7 gene encoding C-C chemokine receptor type 7 translates to MYTIIFLIGLLGNSLVMLTYVYFKRLKTMTDLYLLNLALADIIFLCTLPFWAFSVAHYWVFGDFCKIANCIYKMSFFSGMLLLMFISFDRYFAIVQAASAHRHRSRALFIGKLSSVFIWLLAFFLSIPDLIYSKVLSGTDMPDRCTIISDDIQSLGAILKISQMVAGFFIPFLVMSFCYSMIINTLNQARNFEKYKAIKVIIAVVVVFIVFQLPYNSVLLVKTISSFNITLSCEKSKQLDIAEDITKSLACFRCCLNPFLYAFIGIKFRNDLFKLLKELGCMSQEKLMQWSSCKQHKRTSIAMDTESTTTFSP